From the Lolium rigidum isolate FL_2022 chromosome 2, APGP_CSIRO_Lrig_0.1, whole genome shotgun sequence genome, one window contains:
- the LOC124691281 gene encoding uncharacterized protein LOC124691281 yields MGSGNLVMKKVAKPSSFDLDIQLDRSWTEDVTCPICLDFPHNAVLLRCTSYEKGCRPFVCDTDKSRSNCLERFKGAHGQPVNVKVSAVNIAPRDSIHIISSNANNHPACPLCRGDVIGWVVIGEARQHLNQKKRCCEESCCSYVGNFHDLQKHTQQKHPNSRPSEIDPARRVDWENFQQSSDIIDVLSTIHAHVPNSIVLGDYVIEYGDDEAGDDYEVLHRVRGNWWTSCIFCKSFGSSRGRRRARTRERRGSESRNVSRSTQERFAVEVPARSVGIREIRFGGVDDEYLVTGASRRMASHYRDARYVRRRPQM; encoded by the exons ATGGGTTCAGGAAATCTGGTGATGAAGAAGGTGGCGAAGCCGAGCTCTTTCGACCTCGACATACAACTTGACAGAAGCTGGACAGAGGATGTTACTTGCCCGATATGTCTTGATTTTCCGCACAACGCGGTCTTGCTGAGGTGCACATCTTATGAGAAAGGCTGTAGGCCGTTCGTATGTGACACTGACAAGTCCCGTTCAAACTGCCTCGAGCGGTTTAAAGGTGCTCATGGGCAGCCGGTCAACGTGAAAGTCTCAGCTGTTAATATCGCCCCTCGCGATAGCATCCATATCATCTCATCAAATGCAAACAACCACCCAGCTTGCCCATTGTGTAGAGGCGATGTTATTGGGTGGGTTGTTATCGGTGAGGCCCGCCAGCATCTTAACCAAAAGAAAAGATGTTGTGAAGAGAGTTGCTGTTCATATGTTGGCAACTTCCATGACCTCCAGAAGCACACCCAGCAGAAGCATCCGAATTCCCGCCCTTCGGAAATTGATCCCGCTCGCCGAGTTGACTGGGAGAATTTCCAGCAATCGTCTGACATCATAGATGTCTTGAGCACGATACATGCACATGTGCCCAATAGCATAGTTCTGGGAGATTATGTGATCGAGTATGGGGATGATGAAGCTGGTGATGACTATGAAGTTCTCCACAGGGTCAGGGGAAACTGGTGGACGTCCTGTATTTTCTGCAAGTCATTCGGATCTTCGAGAGGCCGGAGAAGAGCAAGGACAAGAGAAAGGAGAGGTAGTGAAAGCAGGAACGTCAGCAGGTCCACTCAGGAAAGGTTTGCTGTCGAGGTTCCGGCCAGATCCGTAGGCATAAGAGAAATCAGGTTTGGTGGAGTAGATGATGAATATCTAGTTACCGGGGCATCTAGGAGAATGGCCAGTCATTACAG GGATGCCAGGTATGTCCGCCGACGCCCGCAAATGTAG